Part of the Pirellulales bacterium genome, CTCGGCCCGTTACGATTGCGGCGGCGAAGATCATTACCACCTCCGCGATTTGAAAACCGGCGAGGTGCGAGATCTGCCGGTTGATTTCGACCCGCGATTGCTGGAAAAGCTCAACCCGCAACTCTTGGAAAAACTCGCCCGCGACGGCTTTCAAGTGACCGGTTACCGCCTGGAAGTGCTGGGACGCTTCAAGCGGTAGCGCGGAATGTTTAACCACAGAGGACGCGGAGGAACACGCAGGCCGGAAATTTATAAGGAAACCAGGAACCTAGGAAAGCAAGAAAGGAAGATCGGACAATCTCTTTGCTCCTGCTTTCCTGGCTTCATTATAAAATCTTTCTTCTCTCCATCCTCTGCGGTTAAAAAATCCGCTCACTTGCGTCCCAGCAGTTTTTTGATTTGCGTCCACGGCCGGGTGTTGGCCACGTCGGCTTTGGTTAGCCCTGCTCGCCGGGCTTGCAGAATGCCGAACCGCATGACGTCCAAGCCCGCCACGCTGTGGGCATCAGTCGAAATAACCACCGGAATGCCGCGCTGCCGGCAGGCGGCGCAGTGAATGTCGTCCAAATCGAGCCGAGCGGGATTGCTATTGAGTTCCAAGATTTTTTTGTGCTTGAGCGCGGCTTCGTAAACCGCTTCCAAATCGACATCGTACGATTTGCGGCGGTTGATGATGCGGCCTGTCGGATGGGCGATGGCGCACACGTTCGGGTTGGCCAACGCATCGACAATCCGCTTGGTGATTTGCTCGCGCGGTTGGTTCTGGCCAAAGTGAACGCTGGCGACGACCCAATCGGCCTGGCTGAGGCATTGATCGTCCAAATCGAGCGAGCCTTTTTCCAGAATGTCGACTTCTACGCCTTTGAGCACCGTGAAGCCTCGCAGCTTTTCGTTGAGCTTGTCGATTTGTTCCCACTGTTTTTTCAGCCGGTCCGCATTCAAGCCGTTGGCCACGCTCACACGGGGCGAATGATCGGTAATGGCAATGTACTTCAGCTCCAGCGATTGAGCGGCGGCAACCATTTCTTCCAGCGTGGCCTTGCCGTCGGAGGCATCGGTGTGCATGTGCAGGTCACCGATCATGTCGCTCAGCTCGATGAGGTGCGGCAATTTGTTTTCCGCCGCCCAGGCAAATTCCCAGCGATCTTCTCGCAATTCAGAGGGAATCCAGGGCAAATCGAGCGTGGCGTACACGTCTTCTTCCGTGCGCCCAGCGATGTAAATTCCCTCGACGCTGTCGTCATTCGATTCTGCGACCGCCGCTTTTTTCGTTGGTTTGGTTTTCGTTTTTTCAGTCGAGGCGGTTTTTTTCTTGTCCTTTGCTGGCACAACTACTTGGAACACGCCGTATTCATTGATTTTCAAACCCCGATCTTTCGCCATGCCGCGGAGCACCACGTTGTGTGCCTTGGAGCCGGTGAAATAAACCAAGGCCGCGCCGTATGACTTGGCGGGCACAATGCGTAGATCCACCTGCAGGGCGTTGGCCAACTGGACCGACATTTTTGTTTCGCCGCGCGCAAGCACGCTAATGACGCTTTCAAACGCGCCGAAGTGATCCATCACTTCCGTCACGCGGTCGCTTTCGACCAGCATGTCCAAATCGCCGATGGTTTCTCGCCCGCGGCGGTAGCTGCCGGCCAATTCCATTTGCTGCACATGTTTGCAAGCCTGCATGTGCGCTAGCAGCGCCTGGGCATACACGTCGGCTTCGGCCCAATACAACCGAGCCACTTCCGGCGAAGCAGCGAACGCCAATCCGGCGAGAATGGCCGCCTCGGTCTTTTCACCAAAGCCCTTCAGTACTCGCACCTGCTGCGCTTCGCAGGCTGCTTTCAACTCTTCGAGGGTTTTAATTCCCAACTCTTTGTGCAGAAGCGCCGCTTTTTTCGGCCCCACGCCGGGAATGCGCAACAGCGCCAGCACGCTGCTTGGCACCTGGGCTTGCAATTCCACCAGCATGGGAAGCGAGCCGGTGGCCACCATGACTTTGATTTTCTCGGCCAGCTCCGCGCCGACGCTGGAAATTGCCGTTAGCTTTCGCTCTGGATCCGCCGCAATTTTTTCCAGCGGCTCCGATAAATCGCCAATCGTGCGCGAAGCATTTCGATACGCTCGCACCCGGAATGGATTGGCATTTTGAAATTCCAGAATGTCGGCGACCAAATCGAAGGCAGTGGCAATCTCGGCGTTTTTCATACAAAAGCAGGCGGCATGCGGCGGGGGGCAAAAGTTCGGATTTCAATTCACCCGATTTTGAACCGCCTGCTGCCTGCTGTCTACTGCCCGCTTCGCTAGTGCACGCGGTGGCCGGGTTTGGCGCCGCTGTCGGGCGAAAGCAAAAATACTTCGTCGCCGCCGCCACCGGCTGCCGTAACCATGCCTTCGCTCAAGCCAAACTTCATTTGCCGCGGTTGCAAATTGGCCACGCAAATTACGAGCCGGCCCACGAGTTTTTCCGGCTGCGGGTATGCTTTTTTGATGCCGGCAAACACGGTTTTCCGCACATCGCCGCCGAGGCTCAGCGTGAGCTTGAGCAACTTGCGGGCGTCGGGAACTTCCTCGGCAGTGAGAATGCGGGCCACTCGCAAATCGATTTTAGTGAAATCGTCGATGGTGCATTCCGCGGCGAGCGGCTCGGCGGCCAGCGCCTCGGGACCATTGTTGGAAACAGACGAGGTTTGAGCTGCGAGGGAGGAGGGATTAGCCCCGGCGGCCACGCCGGGTGAAGCGGATGTAGTCGACTCGGTTGGTTTACTCTCTTCGATCATGGCTTGCACCTGTGCAGGTTCAACTCGGGTGAGCATTGGTTTGAATTTGTTGACGCGCGTGCCTACCAGTGGCGTTTTGGCTTGGTCCCAATGCGTGATTGGATCGTTGAGCAATTCGCCGGCTTGCTTGGCCAGTTCCGGCAAAACCGGAGCGAGGTAAATGGCGAGTTGGCGGAAGAGATTCAAGGCGACTGTGCAAATATCTTGTAGCTCTTTGGCGCGAACCGGATCTTTTCGAAGCGCCCAGGGAGCTTTTTTGTCGACAAATACATTTGCTTGGTCGGCCAAAAACATGGTTTCGCGCATTGCACTGCCGAAATCACATCGCTCATACGCATCTGCAATAATGTCCCCATAATCCCTAGCCGAATTGAAATAACTCCAACCTGTTCGTACTTCAAGACTTTCTGGGCCTGAATCTTTCTCTGAGTAAGGAACGTAGTTATTCGACAATCCCGTCTCTTCCACAAACCTCGCGGTGCGGCTGGCGAGGTTCACGACTTTGCCGACGAGGTCGGAATTCACTTTCATCACAAACTCGTCGGGGTTCAAGTCAAGGTCGTCGACGCGCGAACTGAGTTTGCTAGCGTAGTAATAGCGCAAGTAGGCCGGATTCAGATGCTTCAAGTAAGTCGACGCTTGGATGAACGTGCCCTTACTCTTAGACATTTTCTCGCCGCCGACGGTGAGAAAGCCGTGAATGTGAACTTTCGTCGGCAATTGAAAGCCGGCGATTTGTAACATGCCGGGCCAAAACAGCGTGTGGAAGTAGGTGATGTCTTTGCCGATGAAGTGATGAATTTCGGAAGCTGGCGCGTCATCGCTCCGCTGCGCATCGCGGCTAAACGGTGAGCCGATTTGCGAATTCCCGTTCCGCGGCCACCACGTTTCAAACTTCTGGCCATTTTTTTGGCACCACTCGGTGAGCGAGGCCATGTAGCCGATCGGGGCGTCGAACCATACGTACCAATAATTGCCGGGGCTGTCGGCAATTTCGAAGCCGAAGTACGGCACCGGGCGGGAAATATCCCAATCGTGCAGCGGCTCGTTGAGAAAATGCCCTTTCAAATAATTGGCCACTTCGGATTGCAGCGGCGAGTGTTCGTCGCCGGTCTGTGACCACTGGCTCAAGAATGCGTGCAGCTTTTCCAGCTCAATAAATAAATGTGGCGCACTGCGCAGCTCCGGCTTGGCCCCCGAAAGCGTGCTGACGGGGTCGATCAAATCGCTGGGGCTGTAGGTTGAGCCACAGTTGTCGCACGTATCGCCGTATTGATTGGGCGATTTACACTTGGGGCACGTGCCCTTCACAAATCGATCGGCCAAAAATGTTTTTGCCGCCGGATCGTACAATTGGGTAACTTCGCGCTCGCGCACCATATCGGCGGCCCGCAGCGATTTCCAAAATTCGCCGCACAGCCGCCGGTTTTCCGAACTATGCGTGCTGCCGTAGTTGGCAAAATCGATGTGAAAGCCCGTGAAATCGCGCAGGTGCTGCTCGCGCATGTCGGCAATCAGCGCTTCTTCGCTGCGGCCTTCTTGCCGGGCGCGAATCATAATGGCCGTGCCGTGTGTATCGTCGGCGCAAATGAAAATGCAGTTATTGCCACGCAGCTTTTGGAACCGCACCCAAATGTCGGTTTGGATGTACTCGACCAGGTGGCCCAAATGGATGGGCCCATTGGCGTAGGGAAGCGCGGCGGTAACAAGAATTTGGCGAGCGGTCATGTGAACTTGGGCTGGGCTGCTGGCGCAATCGACTGGTGAAGCCGGACATTGTAGGGCAGATATGGCCTACCACGGAATGGGAAATTTTGGCCGCGTTTTCACCACAAGCGCGCAGTCAGCGAGAGAGCAGGATTAGCCGCAAATGAACGCGAATGCACGCAAATAAAAACGGAAGGCCGGCAATGCGTCACAAGTTGTTTATGTTCATCCTTATATATTCGCGTTTATTTGCGTTCATTTGCGGCAGTAACGAAAGCTGCTCCGTGTCTCGGTGCCTCCGTGGTGAATTTCCGTTGAAAAAATCGGAAAGCTGCTCTTGCACTGAAAATGGGCGGCGGTTGCTCTTGTGACAACGACGCCGGTCTACGATGATCTCACCTCCCAGACTCCAGGGAAGGGTGTTGGGTTCGCGGCAACGAGCCGTGTCAGCCTGTTCCGAGGAACGCAATTCAGCCTGCCATGCGGACTGAATGTGAGCCATCGGTGGTCGGCAAGGAAGCCGACTTCAGGCAGACACCGGCCGCGTTTTCGTGTTTGCGCTCCCTGGAGGACACCATTGCGATCCAAGGAGGGAGCGCATGAATTTGGCATTCCTTGCGGCGGCGATGATTTCGTTGGCCGCCCCGGGCGATAGTACCTTCATTCCGACAGCCGAGCCGCAAGCTGCAGCACTGGGCGATTGGCCAATTTCGCGCGGCGGCGAAATGCAATTCGTGCAGTTGGGCTATGCGCCAACCGGCGACACGATGCTTTTGGATTTTGGCGCCGAATGGTGCGGCTTCTGCCGGCAAATGAGCCCCGTCGTTGGCTCCATTCAGGCCGAAGGCTACCCAGTGCGCCGCGTGAATGTCGATCAGGAGCGCGCACTGGCCAATCGCTTTGGCGTGCAAGGGCTCCCCTGCTTCATCATGCTGGTGAACGGCAAGGAAGTGGATCGAGTGGAAGGGGCCACGGATCGCAACCGGTTAATGGCCATGTTTACCCGCAACGGCGTCGGGCCGGCGGTGAATGCAGCGCGCGGGCA contains:
- a CDS encoding PHP domain-containing protein: MKNAEIATAFDLVADILEFQNANPFRVRAYRNASRTIGDLSEPLEKIAADPERKLTAISSVGAELAEKIKVMVATGSLPMLVELQAQVPSSVLALLRIPGVGPKKAALLHKELGIKTLEELKAACEAQQVRVLKGFGEKTEAAILAGLAFAASPEVARLYWAEADVYAQALLAHMQACKHVQQMELAGSYRRGRETIGDLDMLVESDRVTEVMDHFGAFESVISVLARGETKMSVQLANALQVDLRIVPAKSYGAALVYFTGSKAHNVVLRGMAKDRGLKINEYGVFQVVVPAKDKKKTASTEKTKTKPTKKAAVAESNDDSVEGIYIAGRTEEDVYATLDLPWIPSELREDRWEFAWAAENKLPHLIELSDMIGDLHMHTDASDGKATLEEMVAAAQSLELKYIAITDHSPRVSVANGLNADRLKKQWEQIDKLNEKLRGFTVLKGVEVDILEKGSLDLDDQCLSQADWVVASVHFGQNQPREQITKRIVDALANPNVCAIAHPTGRIINRRKSYDVDLEAVYEAALKHKKILELNSNPARLDLDDIHCAACRQRGIPVVISTDAHSVAGLDVMRFGILQARRAGLTKADVANTRPWTQIKKLLGRK
- the metG gene encoding methionine--tRNA ligase; amino-acid sequence: MTARQILVTAALPYANGPIHLGHLVEYIQTDIWVRFQKLRGNNCIFICADDTHGTAIMIRARQEGRSEEALIADMREQHLRDFTGFHIDFANYGSTHSSENRRLCGEFWKSLRAADMVREREVTQLYDPAAKTFLADRFVKGTCPKCKSPNQYGDTCDNCGSTYSPSDLIDPVSTLSGAKPELRSAPHLFIELEKLHAFLSQWSQTGDEHSPLQSEVANYLKGHFLNEPLHDWDISRPVPYFGFEIADSPGNYWYVWFDAPIGYMASLTEWCQKNGQKFETWWPRNGNSQIGSPFSRDAQRSDDAPASEIHHFIGKDITYFHTLFWPGMLQIAGFQLPTKVHIHGFLTVGGEKMSKSKGTFIQASTYLKHLNPAYLRYYYASKLSSRVDDLDLNPDEFVMKVNSDLVGKVVNLASRTARFVEETGLSNNYVPYSEKDSGPESLEVRTGWSYFNSARDYGDIIADAYERCDFGSAMRETMFLADQANVFVDKKAPWALRKDPVRAKELQDICTVALNLFRQLAIYLAPVLPELAKQAGELLNDPITHWDQAKTPLVGTRVNKFKPMLTRVEPAQVQAMIEESKPTESTTSASPGVAAGANPSSLAAQTSSVSNNGPEALAAEPLAAECTIDDFTKIDLRVARILTAEEVPDARKLLKLTLSLGGDVRKTVFAGIKKAYPQPEKLVGRLVICVANLQPRQMKFGLSEGMVTAAGGGGDEVFLLSPDSGAKPGHRVH